Genomic window (Mesorhizobium sp. M4B.F.Ca.ET.058.02.1.1):
AGGGGCTGGCCGCAGCATTGGCGCCCTTCTTGCAACGTTGGTGATTGGCGAAACCGGCGATGACAGCGCCCCTCGCCCCGTCACTATACGGGGAGAGGGTGCCGGCAGGCAGGTGAGGGGCAGCGCCGGCTTTGGTGTCGTTCCGAGCCCGTCGCCACCCTTAAGCTGTTGAGACAGCTTTGAGACCCCCGTTAACCAGTTGGACGCAGCAATCGGCTTAGGCTAGGGTCCGGCCCTCTCAGCAACAGCCGGATTCGACTTGCGCCTGTCCGACCCTTTCCCGCTCCTCCAGAAGATCTTGATGGCGTTCGCGCTGCTGGCGATGGTCGCCGGCTGCACCACCGTCGCGCCGCCCGACAGTGTATTGGGGGTGCCGGCGCAGCCGCAGCGCTATGCGGCGATCGTCGTCGATGCGCGCAGCGGCAAGCAGCTGTTCGAGGTCAATTCGACGGCGCAGCGCTATCCGGCCTCGCTGACCAAGATGATGACGCTCTATCTGCTGTTCGAGGCGCTGGAGAGCGGCCGGGTGAGCAAGGAGACGCAGATCCCGGTTTCGGACAATGCCTCCCGGCAGCCGCCGACCAAGCTGCGCTTCAGGCGCGGCGAGACGATCGACGTCGATTCCGCCATCCGGGCCATCGTGGTCAAATCGGCCAATGACGTGGCGGTGGCGGTCGGCGAATATCTCGGCGGCTCGCAGGACCAGTTCGCCGCCATGATGACCACCAAGGCGCGAAGCCTCGGCATGACGAGCACCTCCTTCCGCAACGCTTCGGGCTTGCCCGACGGCAGCCAGATGACGACGGCGCGCGACATGGCGGTGCTGGGCATGGCGCTACGCAACCGCTTCCCGCAGCATTTCCACTATTTCTCCGAGAGCGACTTCATGTTCCGCGGCCGGCTGGTGCGCGGCCACAACGACATGCTCGGCCGGGTGCGCGGCGTCGACGGCATCAAGACCGGCTACATCAGGGCCTCCGGCTACAACATCGTCACTTCCTACAATGCCGACGGCCGCCAGCTGATCGTGGTGGTGATGGGCGCCGAAAGCGCGCGCCAGCGCAACGACCATGTCGAGGCACTGATCCAGCGCAGCCTTTCGCCGATGGCGGCGGATGCCAAGACAAGGCTGATGTATGCCGGGCAGCAGCCGACGGGGTCGGCGCTTCCCGGTTTGCCAGAACCGTAAAAGCTTCGAAACGCCGGCCCGAGGCACCCCCCTCTGGCCTGCCGGCCATCTCCCCCTCAAGGGGGAGATTGGATGTCGCGTCGGGTTTCGCCAACCTCCAACGTCAATGAGGGGCGCGGCGCCAAGGCTGCCGATCTCCCCCTTGAGGGGGAGATGTCCGGCAGGACAGAGGGGGGGCGCGAAGGATCACCACCGATCTCAACCTTGCGCCGCCGCATTCCGCGACCAAGTCACAGCCCGCACCACCCCCATCACAACAACTTGTTCGGTCACACCAGTTACACAGTCGCGATGGATATGCCGCGCCGGCTTGGCGTATCGTATCGCAGAAGCCGAAACAGGAGCACTGACCATGGCCGGCGACCCGAAGGCGCAGAAGACGGAAGACGACGAAACCCACTCGGCCGGCGAATATCTCGAGGCCTCCACCTTGCCGGAAGACCTGCACGAAGCGGCCGACGAGATCCTCGAAGCGCCGGAGGTGCCGGATTCCGAGCCCGCCCCGGCCGGACCTGCCGCATCGCGGGTAAAACCGAAGAAAAAACCGTCGGCGATCAGCGGCCGGAAAT
Coding sequences:
- a CDS encoding D-alanyl-D-alanine carboxypeptidase family protein; translated protein: MAFALLAMVAGCTTVAPPDSVLGVPAQPQRYAAIVVDARSGKQLFEVNSTAQRYPASLTKMMTLYLLFEALESGRVSKETQIPVSDNASRQPPTKLRFRRGETIDVDSAIRAIVVKSANDVAVAVGEYLGGSQDQFAAMMTTKARSLGMTSTSFRNASGLPDGSQMTTARDMAVLGMALRNRFPQHFHYFSESDFMFRGRLVRGHNDMLGRVRGVDGIKTGYIRASGYNIVTSYNADGRQLIVVVMGAESARQRNDHVEALIQRSLSPMAADAKTRLMYAGQQPTGSALPGLPEP